A region from the Cannabis sativa cultivar Pink pepper isolate KNU-18-1 chromosome 9, ASM2916894v1, whole genome shotgun sequence genome encodes:
- the LOC115722163 gene encoding uncharacterized protein LOC115722163 isoform X2, whose protein sequence is MEVLDRPQGQKQMLGRKIVSSGTQKDIWHAVEEGSLADVDTALALMKKNGVNINARSVFGLTPLHIATWRNHIPIVKRLLAAGADSDARDGESGWSSLHRALHFGHLAVASVLLQSGASITLEDSKSRIPVDLLSGPLSQVVGSGRNSVTEVFSWGSGVNYQLGTGNAHLQKLPCKVDSLHDSLIKLVSASKFHSVAVTARGEVFTWGFGRGGRLGQPDFDIHSGQAAVITPRQVISGLGSRRVKAVAAAKHHTVVSTEGGEVFTWGSNREGQLGYTSVDTQPTPRRVSSLRSKIVAVAAANKHTAVISEAGEVFTWGCNREGQLGYGTSNSASNYTPRLVESLKGKVFTGVSAAKYHTLVLGGDGEVYTWGHRLVTPKRVVIARNLKKGGGAALKFHRSERLHVVAIAAGMVHSSALTDDGALFYWVSSDTDHRCQQLYSLCGHNVVNVSAGKYWTAAVTATGDVYMWDGKTGKDKPPMPTRLHGQKRASSVSVGETHLLIIGSLYHPVYPHNMVKDPEKQKSNVSDELEEFSEYLMTNDMESFSQPPSTDAESGKVLVPSLKSLCEKVAAENLVEPRNAIQMVEIADSLDAEGLRKHCEEIVIRNLDYIFTVSSQAVASASLEILVKLENLLDQRSSESWSYRRLPTPTATFPAIINSEEEDSDNEVQRTRDNHISISKNEMNLRMDSFLQPRDDLDLDKQIRALRKKLQQIEMLEVKQSKGHLLDDQQIAKLKTRPVLENSLAALGAPVITEQVDAAASSAALQDGKGNKKAKKQRKKSKQRAVEIEAPSGVSGTEVVSETAKDFFNVEVSQALKLKEEDMSDMFEMTLTSEATKESGFCVQETSNSSKNKSPSMTGSKKKNRKGGLSMFLSGALDDAPKDVAPPPPTPKKTEGPAWGGAKIPKGPASLREIQSEQSRIKGTQPIRAKDKEEDLGDSKSEGKILLSSFMASKPIPMVSPQTSQAQDGERSTPPWQSSGTPPRHSRPSLRDIQLQQVKHHQSLSHSPKTKVSGFAVTSGQGSPSDTPAMNRWFKPEVDTPSSIRSIQIEEKAIKDLKRFYSSVKIVKNQI, encoded by the exons ATGGAGGTTCTAGATCGACCCCAAGGGCAAAAGCAGATGTTAGGTCGCAAAATTGTCTCTAGTGGGACTCAAAAAGATATATGGCATGCTGTGGAAGAGGGCTCCTTGGCTGATGTGGATACTGCATTAGCACTGATGAAGAAGAATGGGGTTAATATTAATGCAAGAAGTGTATTTGGACTAACTCCTCTTCATATTGCGACTTGGAGAAATCATATTCCCATCGTTAAAAGGCTTCTTGCAGCTGGTGCTGATTCAGATGCTAGG GATGGGGAGTCAGGATGGAGTAGCCTTCACCGGGCACTCCATTTTGGTCATCTAGCTGTGGCAAGTGTCCTTCTGCAGTCTGGGGCTTCTATTACTTTGGAGGATTCTAAATCTCGAATACCAGTTGATCTCTTATCTGGGCCTTTATCACAGGTTGTCGGAAGTGGGCGTAATTCAG TGACTGAGGTCTTCAGTTGGGGAAGTGGTGTTAACTATCAGCTTGGAACTGGAAATGCACATCTACAGAAGTTGCCTTGCAAGGTTGACTCTCTTCATGACTCGCTGATCAAGCTGGTTTCTGCTTCCAAGTTTCATAGTGTTGCAGTAACTGCTCGAGGTGAAGTCTTCACTTGGGGATTTGGTAGAGGGGGCCGACTTGGGCAACCCGACTTTGATATACACAG CGGTCAAGCTGCAGTTATTACACCTCGCCAAGTGATTTCCGGTTTAGGGTCTCGTCGGGTGAAGGCTGTTGCAGCAGCTAAACATCACACTGTTGTTTCTACTGAAGGTGGTGAAGTGTTCACCTGGGGATCCAACAGAG AGGGTCAGCTCGGCTACACATCTGTGGATACACAGCCCACACCCCGCAGAGTGAGTTCTCTTCGATCAAAAATTGTGGCTGTTGCTGCTGCAAATAAGCACACTGCTGTTATTTCTGAGGCTGGGGAAGTTTTTACATGGGGGTGTAACAGAGAAGGTCAACTTGGTTATGGTACATCAAATTCAGCATCGAATTACACCCCAAGATTGGTTGAATCCTTGAAGGGAAAGGTTTTCACTGGAGTTTCTGCTGCAAAGTATCATACACTCGTGTTAGGAGGTGATGGAGAG GTATACACGTGGGGTCATCGATTGGTTACCCCGAAACGTGTTGTCATTGCTAGAAACTTAAAGAAGGGTGGGGGTGCTGCTCTGAAGTTTCATCGTAGTGAACGGCTTCATGTGGTCGCTATAGCTGCAGGGATGGTACATAGCTCAGCTCTTACTGACGACGGTGCGCTATTTTATTGGGTCTCCTCAGATACTGATCATAGATGTCAACAG CTATATTCTCTATGTGGACACAATGTTGTAAATGTATCTGCCGGGAAATACTGGACTGCAGCAGTCACAGCAACAGGTGATGTTTACATGTGGGATGGGAAGACAGGCAAGGATAAACCACCTATGCCAACTCGTTTACATGGTCAAAAGCGGGCTAGTTCGGTTTCCGTTGGTGAAACTCATTTGTTGATTATTGGTTCTCTTTATCATCCTGTCTATCCCCACAATATGGTGAAGGATCCCGAGAAGCAGAAGTCAAATGTCAGTGATGAGCTAGAAGAGTTTAGTGAATATCTCATGACTAATGACATGGAATCCTTTAGCCAACCACCTAGTACAGATGCGGAATCAGGAAAAGTGCTCGTACCAAGCTTAAAaagtttatgtgaaaaagtggCCGCAGAAAATCTAGTGGAGCCACGGAATGCTATTCAGATGGTTGAAATTGCTGACTCACTTGATGCAGAGGGTTTGAGGAAGCATTGTGAG GAAATTGTTATCCGCAACCTTGACTACATTTTCACAGTGTCTTCACAAGCTGTTGCTAGTGCTTCTctggaaattttagttaaactTGAAAACTTGTTGGACCAAAGATCATCTGAATCTTGGAGTTACCGTCGTCTCCCAACTCCCACAGCTACTTTTCCTGCCATCATTAATAGTGAAGAGGAAGATAGTGATAATGAGGTCCAGAGGACTCGTGACAACCATATATCTATCTCGAAAAATGAAATGAACCTAAGAATGGATTCCTTTCTGCAGCCTAGGGATGATCTCGATCTTGATAAACAAATTCGAGCGTTACGGAAAAAGTTGCAGCAGATTGAGATGCTGGAAGTAAAGCAATCAAAAGGACATCTTCTCGATGACCAACAAATTGCAAAGCTTAAAACAAGACCAGTGCTTGAGAACTCACTCGCTGCACTTGGTGCTCCAGTCATAACCGAGCAGGTGGATGCAGCAGCATCGTCCGCAGCTCTTCAAGATGGCAAAGGAAATAAAAAagcaaagaaacaaagaaagaagAGCAAACAAAGGGCAGTAGAAATCGAGGCACCGTCTGGTGTTTCTGGAACTGAAGTTGTATCCGAAACTGCTAAGGATTTCTTCAATGTTGAAGTCTCTCAGGCCTTAAAACTCAAG GAGGAAGATATGAGTGATATGTTTGAAATGACTTTGACAAGCGAAGCCACAAAAGAGTCAGGTTTCTGTGTGCAGGAGACTTCAAATTCGTCAAAGAATAAGAGCCCGTCAATGACAGGTTCCAAGAAAAAGAACAGGAAGGGAGGGCTCTCCATGTTCTTGAGTGGTGCCCTCGATGATGCACCGAAAGATGTTGCACCCCCTCCCCCAACACCCAAAAAAACCGAGGGTCCTGCATGGGGTGGAGCTAAAATTCCAAAAGGACCTGCATCTCTTCGCGAAATTCAAAGTGAGCAAAGCAGAATCAAAGGGACTCAGCCAATTCGCGCCAAGGACAAGGAGGAAGATCTCGGGGATAGCAAAAGCGAGGGGAAAATTCTGTTGAGTTCGTTTATGGCTTCCAAGCCTATACCAATGGTCTCGCCTCAGACATCACAGGCACAAGATGGAGAAAGAAGCACACCACCGTGGCAATCATCAGGAACACCTCCTCGTCATTCTCGACCATCTCTTAGGGACATCCAATTGCAGCAG GTTAAACACCATCAAAGTCTTTCCCACAGTCCAAAGACAAAAGTATCGGGATTCGCCGTTACTTCCGGGCAGGGCTCGCCATCCGACACCCCAGCCATGAACCGGTGGTTCAAGCCAGAGGTGGACACACCCTCATCAATACGTTCAATTCAGATAGAAGAGAAAGCAATAAAGGATCTCAAACGCTTCTACAGCAGTGTCAAAATTGTCAAAAATCAAATTTga
- the LOC115723017 gene encoding SKP1-like protein 1A: METEGSAVVLVESKKIILISSDGESFEVEEAIAIQSQTIKHMIEDGCADNGIPLPNVTSKILTLVIEYCKKHADSSNSTDLQSWDANFVKLDQATLFELILSANYLNIANLLDLTCQTVADMIKGKTPEEIRKLFNIKNDFTPEEEEAIRKENQWAFE; encoded by the exons ATGGAAACTGAAGGAAGCGCAGTCGTTTTAGTGGAGTCGAAGAAGATCATCTTGATCAGTTCAGATGGTGAATCGTTTGAGGTAGAAGAGGCAATTGCCATACAATCCCAAACGATCAAACATATGATAGAAGATGGTTGTGCTGATAATGGCATTCCTTTGCCTAACGTCACCAGTAAGATTCTTACTCTTGTCATCGAATACTGTAAGAAGCACGCCGATTCCTCCAATTCCACTGATCTCCAATCTTGGGATGCCAATTTTGTCAAGCTTGACCAAgccacactttttgaacttattTTG TCTGCTAATTACCTCAATATCGCGAATTTACTTGACTTAACATGTCAAACTGTGGCTGATATGATCAAAGGAAAGACTCCGGAAGAAATTAGGAAGTTATTTAATATCAAGAATGATTTCACtcccgaagaagaagaagctattCGCAAGGAAAATCAATGGGcttttgaataa
- the LOC115722163 gene encoding uncharacterized protein LOC115722163 isoform X1: MEVLDRPQGQKQMLGRKIVSSGTQKDIWHAVEEGSLADVDTALALMKKNGVNINARSVFGLTPLHIATWRNHIPIVKRLLAAGADSDARDGESGWSSLHRALHFGHLAVASVLLQSGASITLEDSKSRIPVDLLSGPLSQVVGSGRNSVVTEVFSWGSGVNYQLGTGNAHLQKLPCKVDSLHDSLIKLVSASKFHSVAVTARGEVFTWGFGRGGRLGQPDFDIHSGQAAVITPRQVISGLGSRRVKAVAAAKHHTVVSTEGGEVFTWGSNREGQLGYTSVDTQPTPRRVSSLRSKIVAVAAANKHTAVISEAGEVFTWGCNREGQLGYGTSNSASNYTPRLVESLKGKVFTGVSAAKYHTLVLGGDGEVYTWGHRLVTPKRVVIARNLKKGGGAALKFHRSERLHVVAIAAGMVHSSALTDDGALFYWVSSDTDHRCQQLYSLCGHNVVNVSAGKYWTAAVTATGDVYMWDGKTGKDKPPMPTRLHGQKRASSVSVGETHLLIIGSLYHPVYPHNMVKDPEKQKSNVSDELEEFSEYLMTNDMESFSQPPSTDAESGKVLVPSLKSLCEKVAAENLVEPRNAIQMVEIADSLDAEGLRKHCEEIVIRNLDYIFTVSSQAVASASLEILVKLENLLDQRSSESWSYRRLPTPTATFPAIINSEEEDSDNEVQRTRDNHISISKNEMNLRMDSFLQPRDDLDLDKQIRALRKKLQQIEMLEVKQSKGHLLDDQQIAKLKTRPVLENSLAALGAPVITEQVDAAASSAALQDGKGNKKAKKQRKKSKQRAVEIEAPSGVSGTEVVSETAKDFFNVEVSQALKLKEEDMSDMFEMTLTSEATKESGFCVQETSNSSKNKSPSMTGSKKKNRKGGLSMFLSGALDDAPKDVAPPPPTPKKTEGPAWGGAKIPKGPASLREIQSEQSRIKGTQPIRAKDKEEDLGDSKSEGKILLSSFMASKPIPMVSPQTSQAQDGERSTPPWQSSGTPPRHSRPSLRDIQLQQVKHHQSLSHSPKTKVSGFAVTSGQGSPSDTPAMNRWFKPEVDTPSSIRSIQIEEKAIKDLKRFYSSVKIVKNQI, from the exons ATGGAGGTTCTAGATCGACCCCAAGGGCAAAAGCAGATGTTAGGTCGCAAAATTGTCTCTAGTGGGACTCAAAAAGATATATGGCATGCTGTGGAAGAGGGCTCCTTGGCTGATGTGGATACTGCATTAGCACTGATGAAGAAGAATGGGGTTAATATTAATGCAAGAAGTGTATTTGGACTAACTCCTCTTCATATTGCGACTTGGAGAAATCATATTCCCATCGTTAAAAGGCTTCTTGCAGCTGGTGCTGATTCAGATGCTAGG GATGGGGAGTCAGGATGGAGTAGCCTTCACCGGGCACTCCATTTTGGTCATCTAGCTGTGGCAAGTGTCCTTCTGCAGTCTGGGGCTTCTATTACTTTGGAGGATTCTAAATCTCGAATACCAGTTGATCTCTTATCTGGGCCTTTATCACAGGTTGTCGGAAGTGGGCGTAATTCAG TAGTGACTGAGGTCTTCAGTTGGGGAAGTGGTGTTAACTATCAGCTTGGAACTGGAAATGCACATCTACAGAAGTTGCCTTGCAAGGTTGACTCTCTTCATGACTCGCTGATCAAGCTGGTTTCTGCTTCCAAGTTTCATAGTGTTGCAGTAACTGCTCGAGGTGAAGTCTTCACTTGGGGATTTGGTAGAGGGGGCCGACTTGGGCAACCCGACTTTGATATACACAG CGGTCAAGCTGCAGTTATTACACCTCGCCAAGTGATTTCCGGTTTAGGGTCTCGTCGGGTGAAGGCTGTTGCAGCAGCTAAACATCACACTGTTGTTTCTACTGAAGGTGGTGAAGTGTTCACCTGGGGATCCAACAGAG AGGGTCAGCTCGGCTACACATCTGTGGATACACAGCCCACACCCCGCAGAGTGAGTTCTCTTCGATCAAAAATTGTGGCTGTTGCTGCTGCAAATAAGCACACTGCTGTTATTTCTGAGGCTGGGGAAGTTTTTACATGGGGGTGTAACAGAGAAGGTCAACTTGGTTATGGTACATCAAATTCAGCATCGAATTACACCCCAAGATTGGTTGAATCCTTGAAGGGAAAGGTTTTCACTGGAGTTTCTGCTGCAAAGTATCATACACTCGTGTTAGGAGGTGATGGAGAG GTATACACGTGGGGTCATCGATTGGTTACCCCGAAACGTGTTGTCATTGCTAGAAACTTAAAGAAGGGTGGGGGTGCTGCTCTGAAGTTTCATCGTAGTGAACGGCTTCATGTGGTCGCTATAGCTGCAGGGATGGTACATAGCTCAGCTCTTACTGACGACGGTGCGCTATTTTATTGGGTCTCCTCAGATACTGATCATAGATGTCAACAG CTATATTCTCTATGTGGACACAATGTTGTAAATGTATCTGCCGGGAAATACTGGACTGCAGCAGTCACAGCAACAGGTGATGTTTACATGTGGGATGGGAAGACAGGCAAGGATAAACCACCTATGCCAACTCGTTTACATGGTCAAAAGCGGGCTAGTTCGGTTTCCGTTGGTGAAACTCATTTGTTGATTATTGGTTCTCTTTATCATCCTGTCTATCCCCACAATATGGTGAAGGATCCCGAGAAGCAGAAGTCAAATGTCAGTGATGAGCTAGAAGAGTTTAGTGAATATCTCATGACTAATGACATGGAATCCTTTAGCCAACCACCTAGTACAGATGCGGAATCAGGAAAAGTGCTCGTACCAAGCTTAAAaagtttatgtgaaaaagtggCCGCAGAAAATCTAGTGGAGCCACGGAATGCTATTCAGATGGTTGAAATTGCTGACTCACTTGATGCAGAGGGTTTGAGGAAGCATTGTGAG GAAATTGTTATCCGCAACCTTGACTACATTTTCACAGTGTCTTCACAAGCTGTTGCTAGTGCTTCTctggaaattttagttaaactTGAAAACTTGTTGGACCAAAGATCATCTGAATCTTGGAGTTACCGTCGTCTCCCAACTCCCACAGCTACTTTTCCTGCCATCATTAATAGTGAAGAGGAAGATAGTGATAATGAGGTCCAGAGGACTCGTGACAACCATATATCTATCTCGAAAAATGAAATGAACCTAAGAATGGATTCCTTTCTGCAGCCTAGGGATGATCTCGATCTTGATAAACAAATTCGAGCGTTACGGAAAAAGTTGCAGCAGATTGAGATGCTGGAAGTAAAGCAATCAAAAGGACATCTTCTCGATGACCAACAAATTGCAAAGCTTAAAACAAGACCAGTGCTTGAGAACTCACTCGCTGCACTTGGTGCTCCAGTCATAACCGAGCAGGTGGATGCAGCAGCATCGTCCGCAGCTCTTCAAGATGGCAAAGGAAATAAAAAagcaaagaaacaaagaaagaagAGCAAACAAAGGGCAGTAGAAATCGAGGCACCGTCTGGTGTTTCTGGAACTGAAGTTGTATCCGAAACTGCTAAGGATTTCTTCAATGTTGAAGTCTCTCAGGCCTTAAAACTCAAG GAGGAAGATATGAGTGATATGTTTGAAATGACTTTGACAAGCGAAGCCACAAAAGAGTCAGGTTTCTGTGTGCAGGAGACTTCAAATTCGTCAAAGAATAAGAGCCCGTCAATGACAGGTTCCAAGAAAAAGAACAGGAAGGGAGGGCTCTCCATGTTCTTGAGTGGTGCCCTCGATGATGCACCGAAAGATGTTGCACCCCCTCCCCCAACACCCAAAAAAACCGAGGGTCCTGCATGGGGTGGAGCTAAAATTCCAAAAGGACCTGCATCTCTTCGCGAAATTCAAAGTGAGCAAAGCAGAATCAAAGGGACTCAGCCAATTCGCGCCAAGGACAAGGAGGAAGATCTCGGGGATAGCAAAAGCGAGGGGAAAATTCTGTTGAGTTCGTTTATGGCTTCCAAGCCTATACCAATGGTCTCGCCTCAGACATCACAGGCACAAGATGGAGAAAGAAGCACACCACCGTGGCAATCATCAGGAACACCTCCTCGTCATTCTCGACCATCTCTTAGGGACATCCAATTGCAGCAG GTTAAACACCATCAAAGTCTTTCCCACAGTCCAAAGACAAAAGTATCGGGATTCGCCGTTACTTCCGGGCAGGGCTCGCCATCCGACACCCCAGCCATGAACCGGTGGTTCAAGCCAGAGGTGGACACACCCTCATCAATACGTTCAATTCAGATAGAAGAGAAAGCAATAAAGGATCTCAAACGCTTCTACAGCAGTGTCAAAATTGTCAAAAATCAAATTTga